A stretch of Mesoplodon densirostris isolate mMesDen1 chromosome 7, mMesDen1 primary haplotype, whole genome shotgun sequence DNA encodes these proteins:
- the LOC132493730 gene encoding serine/arginine-rich splicing factor 1-like — MSGGGVIRGLAGNNDCRIYVGNLPPDIRTKDIEDVFYKYRAIRDIDLKNRRGGPPFAFVEFEDPRDAEDAVYGRDVYDYDGYRLRVEFPRSGRGTGRGGGGGGGGGAPRGRYGPPSRHSENRVVVSGLPPSGSWQDLKDHMREAGDVCYADVYRDGTGVVEFVRKEDMTYAVRKLDNTKFRSHEGETAYIRVKVDGPRSPSYGRSRSRSRSRSRSRSRSNSRSRSYSPRRSRGSPRYSPHHSRSRSRT; from the coding sequence ATGTCGGGAGGTGGTGTGATTCGTGGGCTGGCAGGGAACAACGACTGCCGCATCTACGTGGGGAACTTACCTCCAGACATCCGAACCAAGGACATTGAGGACGTGTTCTACAAATACCGTGCTATCCGCGACATCGATCTGAAGAACCGCCGCGGAGGACCGCCCTTCGCCTTCGTTGAGTTCGAGGACCCGCGGGATGCGGAAGACGCGGTGTATGGTCGCGACGTCTATGATTACGATGGATACCGTCTGCGGGTGGAGTTTCCTCGAAGCGGCCGTGGTACAGGCCGAGGCGGCGGCGGGGGTGGAGGTGGCGGGGCTCCCCGAGGCCGCTATGGCCCCCCGTCCAGGCATTCTGAAAACCGAGTGGTTGTCTCTGGACTGCCTCCAAGTGGAAGCTGGCAGGATTTGAAGGATCACATGCGTGAAGCAGGTGATGTATGTTATGCTGATGTTTACCGAGATGGCACTGGTGTTGTGGAGTTTGTACGGAAAGAAGATATGACCTATGCAGTTCGAAAACTGGATAACACTAAGTTTAGATCTCATGAGGGAGAAACTGCCTACATCCGGGTTAAAGTTGATGGGCCCAGAAGTCCAAGTTATGGAAGATCTCGATCTCGAAGCCGTAGTCGTAGCAGAAGCCGTAGCAGAAGCAACAGCAGGAGTCGCAGTTACTCCCCAAGGAGAAGCAGAGGATCACCACGCTATTCTCCCCATCATAGCAGATCTCGCTCTCGTACATAA